In Massilia sp. METH4, the genomic window ATTCGCGGCATTCCGGCGCGATGACCCGCTCCGCAAGGCGCGCCTCGCACTGCGCACCGGGCTGGCGCGGTCCGGCGCCGCCGCGTGGCTGCGCAAGGCCGAAGCCGCGCAAGCCACCGCGGCCCTGCCGAACACGGTGGCAAAGAAGCCCTTGCCGGCCGTGCTCCCGGCACTGCGGGCCTCCTGCCAGCGCATCGCCGTCTGGCGCCACGGTACCTCGGCGCGCGGGGTGCACCATACACTCGCGCTTGCCAGGGCGATCGCCGGCCAGCCCGGTTCGCAGCTGCGCTTGCTCGTGTTCGGTGATTGCAGCGAAGCACTGTGGCACACCGGCGTGGTCGACCATGTTCCGGCCAGTGGCGATGCCCTTCCCTTGTTGGACGACGTGCGCGTGCTCCAGGCGGCCGGCTGCGGTATCGTGCTGTCCGATGACCCGGCAGGCCTGCCGACCAGGCTGCGCGTCGTGTCGCTCGACGACACTTTCGATCCCGCATCCTGGCTTGCGAACTGGCATGGTCAAGCCAGGTACGATGACCGCCTGATGAATTCGAAAAATGGAAGCGATGAAAACTGACGTGTCCCTCGACCTTCCCCCGGACTCCTCAGCCCGGCGCTGGCATGGCGCAATCGAAGGCCTTTGCAATGGCCTCCTGTACGGCTGGGCCCTCGATCGCGGGCGGCCCCACGCACGGGTCGTAGTGGAGATCTGTCTCGACGGCGTGCCGCGCGTATCCGCCACGGCGGACGTTGCGCGTACCGACCTCGCCCAGACCTTCACCGCCTTGCACCCCAATGCCGATGTGTGCCACGGATTCGTTGCCGATCTCAAGTCCCTTCCCGAGGGCATGGCGGGTATTCTTTCGGCACGCGTCGCCAACCTGGACGTCATGCTCCCTGGCAGTTTCGCGCTGGACGATGCGACAGTCCCTCCGCCGCCCGCGCTCAGTCTTGTCTGGGGAGACGGCGGCCTGCGCTTGTTCGGCTGGGCAGTCGATCCTCTCGACCCGCGCAGCACGACCACCGTGCGCGCCTACATTGGCGAGGAAATGGTGGCGCAAGCCACGGCGGACCTGATGCTGCCGGCGGCACGCGCGTATGTCGAAGGCGCGCATGGATTCGACCTGGCGTTACCGGCTACGCTGGCGGACGGCCGGACGCACTCGGTGCGCGTAATGGACGACAATGGCGTTGAACTGAACGGCAGCCCGGTACTGGCGTGCTGCGCGCTCGACGGCATGGCCGCGCTCTTGCCCGCCGATACGGACAAACTGACCCTTGAACTTGCGGCCATGTACGAGCGCCGTGTCCCGCGCAGCCTGCCGATGAACGCATGGCCGCAATGGTCGGCCCGCTTCGACCAGGCACCGCCCGAGCCGCTGCCGGCAGCCGTTGCCTCGTTCAGGACCGCCGTTCTCATTACCGGCGAGCCGGATGCGAGGGCAATCGAGCGCACCAGGGCAAGCCTGGAACGGCAGGGGGTCGCCATCCGTGTCTTTACCGCGTCCCCCTTTTCCGCATTGTTGGCCGAGGCGCTATCGGCAGGCTGCGACGTCATTGCTTGCATTCGCGCCGGCGATACACTTGCTCCGGCCGCGCTCGCCCATGCGCTGGCAGGATTCGCATTGCCGCATGCCCGGGTGGTGTACACCGATAGCGAGCAGGACGGCACGCCGTGGTTCAAGCCCGCCTGGGATCCCGACTATGCATTGGCTACTGATTATCCGCTGGAGCTGCTGCTCGTGCACCGGTCCGTCGCGCAAGTCCTGCCCAGGCCGGACAGCCAGGCGCAGTTTGCCTGGTCGTCGCTGGCGAGCGCATGGGCGCACGGCGAGCAGGCGATCGTGCACGTGCCGCGCGTGCTGTACCAGGTCAACTCCCCGTTCACGGAACAGGAGCGTGCCGGCCGTGCCGCGGCTGCCGCGCGGGCGATCCGGGCCATGGAACCGGCCGTCGCGCTGGACGTGTCAGATCGCATTGCACCGGACTTGGCCATGCCTTCCCGCCGAGTTCGCGCGGCATTGCCACCCGGCGCGCGGGAGCTGATAGTCAGCCTCGTCATTCCAACGCGCGACCGCGCAGACCTGCTGAAGCGCTGCATCGACAGTATCGAACGGTTCACGGCCTGGCCCAGTCTGGAGATCATCGTCATCGACAATGGCTCGGTCGAGCAGGCGACACACGACTATTTCGCCGAAATCGCGCAGCATGGCGTGCGCATCATGCCGATGCCCGGTCCGTTCAACTATGCGGACCTGAACAACCGGGCTGTCGCGCTCGCAACCGGCGATATCGTCGGGCTCGTCAACAATGACATCGAAGCCTTGCATGACGGCTGGCTGGAGGAAATCGTTGCCCAGTTGTCGCGG contains:
- a CDS encoding glycosyltransferase family 2 protein, with product MEAMKTDVSLDLPPDSSARRWHGAIEGLCNGLLYGWALDRGRPHARVVVEICLDGVPRVSATADVARTDLAQTFTALHPNADVCHGFVADLKSLPEGMAGILSARVANLDVMLPGSFALDDATVPPPPALSLVWGDGGLRLFGWAVDPLDPRSTTTVRAYIGEEMVAQATADLMLPAARAYVEGAHGFDLALPATLADGRTHSVRVMDDNGVELNGSPVLACCALDGMAALLPADTDKLTLELAAMYERRVPRSLPMNAWPQWSARFDQAPPEPLPAAVASFRTAVLITGEPDARAIERTRASLERQGVAIRVFTASPFSALLAEALSAGCDVIACIRAGDTLAPAALAHALAGFALPHARVVYTDSEQDGTPWFKPAWDPDYALATDYPLELLLVHRSVAQVLPRPDSQAQFAWSSLASAWAHGEQAIVHVPRVLYQVNSPFTEQERAGRAAAAARAIRAMEPAVALDVSDRIAPDLAMPSRRVRAALPPGARELIVSLVIPTRDRADLLKRCIDSIERFTAWPSLEIIVIDNGSVEQATHDYFAEIAQHGVRIMPMPGPFNYADLNNRAVALATGDIVGLVNNDIEALHDGWLEEIVAQLSRPGVGAVGAKLLWPNGMVQHGGVLVGVGNAAGHFGNLLADADWGDHGRNQLVHRVSGCTAACLFLRRQDYLELGGMDALAFPVAFNDVDLCLRMRASGKAIIWTPHAKLLHAESASRGNEDTPQKRARARRETEQLRRRWGPLLLQDPAYHPSLSLDPNSHAFGGLALPPRPRVPRTGALVDFNAG